A single window of Salvelinus namaycush isolate Seneca chromosome 11, SaNama_1.0, whole genome shotgun sequence DNA harbors:
- the LOC120055360 gene encoding myocilin-like, which yields MWLQVALCLSCLVLSSQSQDRASLRRSNDHIGCCQYTFTVDNPAEASCPGASGGPDMEGVKSRLTLLEALVSRLLGGKGAGGEGPGAGGDKTIQEAYSQAMRDKSQLQGDKEQLNRQVQGLQRRVDELSAEAETLRQRPCHKHQATGAGLPLHKLNQRPASDSLYQEMKAEVTEVPASRLIQDAGQNHTGCGELVSVGEPVLHRKADSITGKYGVWLQDPEPMASPYGNKTVWRIDTVGTDVRQLFAYEDMEQFAKGFPMKVMVLPEPVESTGATLYRGSLYYQRRRSRTLLRYDLAYESLAARLDLPHAGFHGQHPYSWGGYTDIDLAVDEQGLWAIYSTSKAKGAIVVSQLDSESLEVKRSWETNIRKNTVANSFMICGRLYTVASYTAPDTTVNHVFDTATGQGRGMAVPFKNHYRYNSMVDYNHAQRKLYAWDNFHMITYNVSLGRPSRSSQ from the exons ATGTGGCTCCAGGTTGCCTTGTGTCTGTCCTGCCTGGTTCTGAGCTCCCAGAGCCAGGACAGAGCCTCCCTGAGACGCTCCAATGACCACATCGGGTGCTGTCAGTACACCTTCACCGTGGACAACCCTGCCGAGGCGAGCTGCCCCGGGGCCAGCGGAGGACCAGATATGGAGGGGGTGAAATCTCGTCTCACCCTGCTGGAGGCCCTGGTCAGCAGGCTGCTGGGGGGCAAGGGAGCAGGGGGAGAGGGTCCGGGGGCTGGGGGAGACAAGACCATCCAGGAAGCATACTCCCAGGCCATGAGAGATAAGAGCCAGCTGCAGGGGGACAAGGAGCAGCTGAACAGGCAGGTGCAGGGGCTCCAGAGGAGGGTGGACGAACTGAGTGCGGAGGCTGAGACACTGCGACAGAGACCCTGCCACAAGCACCAAGCCACTGGAGCAGGACTCCCACTTCACAAGCTCAACCAGAGACCAGCCAGCG acTCTCTCTATCAGGAGATGAAGGCAGAGGTGACTGAGGTCCCAGCATCACGTCTCATTCAAGACGCTGGGCAGAACCACACAG GCTGTGGTGAGCTGGTGTCTGTGGGAGAGCCCGTCCTGCACCGAAAGGCTGACAGCATCACAGGGAAGTACGGGGTGTGGCTGCAGGACCCTGAGCCCATGGCCTCTCCATACGGAAACAAGACGGTGTGGCGCATCGACACAGTGGGCACGGACGTCCGCCAGCTTTTCGCCTATGAGGACATGGAGCAGTTTGCCAAGGGCTTCCCCATGAAGGTTATGGTGCTGCCAGAGCCCGTGGAGAGCACAGGGGCCACCCTGTACCGCGGCTCCCTCTACTACCAGCGCCGACGCAGCCGCACCCTGCTCCGCTACGACCTTGCCTACGAGAGCCTGGCGGCACGCCTGGACCTCCCCCACGCTGGCTTCCACGGCCAGCACCCCTACTCCTGGGGCGGCTACACAGACATTGACCTGGCGGTGGACGAGCAGGGCCTGTGGGCCATCTACAGCACCAGCAAGGCCAAGGGAGCCATCGTGGTGTCCCAGCTGGACTCTGAGAGCCTGGAGGTGAAGAGGAGCTGGGAGACCAACATCAGGAAGAACACAGTGGCTAACTCCTTCATGATCTGCGGTCGGCTCTACACGGTGGCCAGCTACACCGCCCCAGACACCACCGTCAACCACGTGTTCGACACGGCCACCGGCCAGGGCCGAGGCATGGCGGTGCCCTTTAAGAACCACTACCGCTACAACAGCATGGTGGACTACAACCACGCCCAGAGGAAGCTCTACGCCTGGGACAACTTCCACATGATCACCTACAATGTCAGCTTGGGGAGACCCAGCAGAAGCAGCCAATAA